One Saccharomyces kudriavzevii IFO 1802 strain IFO1802 genome assembly, chromosome: 4 genomic region harbors:
- the SWI5 gene encoding DNA-binding transcription factor SWI5 (similar to Saccharomyces cerevisiae SWI5 (YDR146C) and ACE2 (YLR131C); ancestral locus Anc_8.326), with protein MDTSNSWFDVSKVQNLNFDLHATSCSPNSRSNEFPNYSVESEYKTLATDDFSNILNLNYGEANEMIMSEIKDLSLPLGPLSDDKSVKVSAFPELTPNYWQSMNFGLENNPKEASVNTAGSLKGIRSNQDAGVSTSQKKVGDISEDWKRMTIPDNLLAGVKRNELDKGFDRNLGELLLQQQQELRQELRAQQEANKKLELELKETQFKQQQLQATLEGGDSQQFLSPQKNMVPALANVEDVYANSLSPMISPPMSSTSFTGSPSRRANRSKYSLGRKNSNGTSGPLCFQELDADLNGMIISPKKTRPNPNESSVSKPKFIAPFTPKSRVSSATSNSASITPNNLKLDFKITSEERDGEDSGEPLGLGIEMLGKPGSFLAKAMSLKAPPIEIMPTIPGSVNNTPSGNRVALSSTYIDQCTPSGKQLHFNSINENSLGIASTTPQLKPPSQKGHREVSLNDLNPDLLVRNADNEDDNEENEPESRFIISETPSPILKSQGRYEGRSPQFGTHVKEIDTYIANSPSKITRKLTTLPRGSIDRYVKEMLDKTFECLYPGCAKTFKRRYNIRSHIQTHLEDRPYSCDCPGCDKAFVRNHDLIRHKKSHQEKAYTCPCGKKFNREDALVVHRSRMICSGGKKYENVVIKRSPRKRGRPRKDEMSSVSSSPIKENLNRDHNGQLMFKLEDQLRRERSYDGNGTRAMVSPMKVNQR; from the coding sequence ATGGATACATCAAACTCTTGGTTTGATGTCTCGAAGGTCCAAAATCTCAATTTTGATCTGCACGCTACCTCTTGTTCCCCAAATTCTAGAAGCAACGAATTTCCAAATTATTCAGTAGAGAGTGAATATAAAACGCTAGCGACAGATGACTTCAGCAATATCCTCAATTTAAACTATGGAGAAGCAAACGAAATGATAATGAGTGAAATAAAAGACCTAAGTCTTCCGCTGGGACCGCTATCGGATGACAAATCCGTCAAGGTTTCTGCTTTCCCTGAATTAACCCCAAATTATTGGCAGAGTATGAACTTTGGCTTGGAGAATAATCCGAAAGAAGCTAGCGTAAACACGGCTGGCTCGTTGAAGGGAATTAGGTCAAATCAGGACGCCGGTGTGTCTACTTCACAAAAAAAGGTGGGTGATATATCCGAGGATTGGAAAAGGATGACCATACCAGACAATTTATTAGCTGGTGTGAAAAGGAACGAATTAGATAAGGGGTTCGATAGGAATCTTGGTGAACTACTGctacaacaacagcaagaGTTGCGTCAGGAATTGAGGGCACAGCAAGAAGCTAATAAAAAGCTAGAGCTAGAACTAAAAGAAACACAATTCAAGCAGCAACAATTACAGGCTACTTTGGAGGGCGGTGACAGCCAGCAGTTTTTATCTccccaaaaaaatatggtaCCTGCTCTCGCGAATGTGGAAGACGTATACGCAAATAGTCTTTCACCAATGATTTCCCCGCCGATGTCGAGCACTTCATTCACTGGATCACCTTCTAGAAGGGCCAATAGATCGAAGTATTCATTGggaaggaaaaattctAATGGCACATCAGGGCCATTATGTTTTCAGGAATTGGATGCGGATCTTAATGGAATGATTATTTCACCAAAAAAGACTCGTCCGAATCCAAACGAAAGCTCTGTTTCGAAACCTAAATTTATAGCACCTTTCACTCCAAAGAGTAGAGTTAGTTCTGCTACTTCCAACTCAGCCAGCATTACTCCGAACAACTTAAAACTGGATTTTAAGATTACTAGTGAAGAACGAGATGGCGAAGACTCTGGGGAACCTTTAGGGCTTGGTATTGAAATGCTTGGCAAGCCAGGCTCTTTCCTTGCAAAAGCAATGTCCTTGAAAGCCCCTCCCATCGAAATTATGCCTACAATTCCTGGATCTGTAAATAACACTCCATCAGGCAATAGAGTGGCCCTTTCCTCCACATATATTGATCAGTGTACCCCAAGCGGCAAACAATTACATTTTAACTCAATTAATGAAAATTCATTGGGTATTGCTTCTACGACACCGCAATTGAAGCCGCCGAGCCAAAAGGGACATCGCGAAGTTTCTCTTAATGACTTGAATCCTGACTTACTCGTGAGGAATGCAGATAACGAAGACGATAATGAAGAGAATGAACCTGAAAGCAGATTTATTATATCCGAAACACCTTCTCCAATTTTAAAGTCGCAAGGGAGATACGAAGGAAGATCCCCTCAATTTGGTACACATGTTAAGGAAATTGACACGTATATCGCCAATAGTCCTTCAAAgataacaagaaaactcACAACCCTACCCAGAGGCTCAATTGACAGGTATGTAAAGGAAATGCTCGATAAGACATTTGAGTGTTTGTATCCGGGATGTGCAAAAACATTCAAGAGAAGGTATAATATTAGATCCCATATACAAACACATTTAGAAGACCGGCCTTATTCTTGTGATTGCCCTGGATGTGATAAGGCGTTTGTGAGAAACCATGACTTAATAAGACATAAGAAATCGCATCAAGAAAAGGCATACACCTGCCCCTGTGGTAAGAAGTTCAACAGAGAAGATGCGTTGGTTGTGCACAGAAGTAGGATGATTTGCAGCGGTGgtaaaaaatatgaaaatgtGGTGATTAAAAGGtctccaagaaaaagggGAAGACCAAGAAAGGATGAGATGTCGAGCGTTTCTAGTAGTCCGATTAAAGAAAACCTCAACAGGGATCACAATGGTCAGTTGATGTTCAAGCTTGAAGATCAACTAAGAAGAGAGCGTAGTTATGACGGGAATGGAACGAGGGCTATGGTTTCGCCAATGAAAGTCAATcaaagataa
- the EKI1 gene encoding bifunctional choline kinase/ethanolamine kinase EKI1 (similar to Saccharomyces cerevisiae EKI1 (YDR147W) and CKI1 (YLR133W); ancestral locus Anc_8.328), producing the protein MYTNYSLASNDTMSRAYLVGTASPKRSKKKHQLAKCSKSPKRVVHLINTDSISEPEFKNGLPVAASSGDGSMTSGSLSSQCSNDFIKLGYVNAKLDPSLPSECFKQDIIDILYSLEIPGWSVNDCKNFSLDRDLLTLTKIKGALTNVIYKIHYPNLPSLLLRIFGDNIDSVIDREYELEIIARLSLYDLGPKLEGYFQNGRFEKYIEGSRTSTQADFIDRSTSIKIAKKFKELHSTILLTPEERSDEPSCWTTLDQWINMIDSHKEWITDKGNISENLRCSSWDFLVKSFKSYKNWLHNDSTYTSKLLREGDKDNMINTGLKMVFCHNDLQHGNLLFACKDGNVSVDDLIIIDFEYAGANPVAFDLSNHMNEWMHNYNDAQSFKSHTDKYPKEEDILTFAQSYINHMNENRVEINSQEVKNLYNLIIEWRPCAQLYWCLWALLQSGKLPQQRLIEDRRIKGPRGDTNIATCKNSKSKKNEDDSFNYLGFCKEKMSVFWGDLITMGIIDKDCLDVGETDYLETKFLS; encoded by the coding sequence ATGTATACCAATTATTCACTTGCGAGCAACGACACAATGTCCCGAGCTTACCTGGTTGGCACAGCCTCACCCAAAAGGtccaaaaaaaagcacCAGCTAGCAAAGTGCAGTAAATCACCGAAAAGAGTGGTCCATCTCATAAACACTGATAGCATCTCAGAGCCTGAGTTTAAAAATGGATTGCCCGTAGCAGCCTCTAGCGGAGACGGTAGCATGACTTCAGGTTCACTGAGTTCACAATGTTCCAACGATTTCATCAAGTTGGGGTACGTAAACGCGAAATTGGATCCGTCCTTGCCATCTGAGTGTTTCAAGCAAGATATTATAGACATCCTTTATAGTTTAGAGATTCCTGGATGGTCTGTTAATGATTGTAAAAACTTTTCGTTGGACAGAGATTTATTAACTCTGACGAAAATCAAGGGAGCTCTTACCAACGTCATTTATAAAATTCATTATCCGAATTTGCCCTCTTTACTGCTGAGGATTTTCGGTGACAACATAGACTCTGTAATTGATAGAGAGTACGAATTGGAGATTATCGCAAGATTATCACTGTATGACTTGGGCCCCAAGTTAGAAggatattttcaaaatggaaGGTTCGAAAAGTATATTGAGGGCTCAAGAACATCAACCCAAGCTGACTTTATAGATCGGAGTACTTCAATAAAAATTGCTAAGAAGTTTAAAGAGTTGCATAGTACCATTCTTTTAACACCTGAAGAAAGATCTGATGAACCATCATGCTGGACCACACTTGATCAATGGATTAATATGATAGATTCACATAAAGAATGGATAACTGACAAAGGAAATATAAGTGAAAATTTGCGCTGTTCAAGCTGGGACTTCCTCGTAAAGAGTTTCAAAAGTTATAAGAATTGGTTACATAACGATTCGACTTACACATCAAAGCTATTGAGAGAAGGTGATAAAGATAATATGATAAATACTGGTCtgaaaatggtattttGCCACAACGACTTACAACATGGTAATTTGCTTTTTGCCTGTAAGGACGGTAATGTCTCAGTGGATGACTTGATTATTATAGATTTTGAGTACGCTGGCGCTAATCCCGTTGCATTCGATTTATCCAATCATATGAATGAATGGATGCATAATTATAATGATGCTCAGTCGTTCAAATCTCACACTGACAAGTACccaaaggaagaagatatCCTAACTTTTGCACAAAGTTATATAAACCACATGAATGAGAATCGTGTGGAAATTAATTCACAAGAAGTCAAGAACCTCTATAATCTGATCATAGAGTGGAGGCCTTGTGCACAATTATATTGGTGTCTTTGGGCTCTTTTGCAAAGCGGAAAGCTTCCTCAACAACGACTGATAGAAGATAGAAGAATAAAGGGACCACGCGGTGATACAAATATTGCTACATGTAAGAATAgcaaaagtaaaaaaaacgaAGATGACTCGTTCAACTATTTAGGGTtttgtaaagaaaagatgtCTGTTTTTTGGGGGGATTTGATTACAATGGGAATCATTGACAAAGACTGCTTAGATGTAGGAGAAACAGACTACCTGGAAactaaatttctttcataa
- the PEX7 gene encoding Pex7p (similar to Saccharomyces cerevisiae PEX7 (YDR142C); ancestral locus Anc_8.316) — MLRYHMQGFSGYSIQYSPFFDNKLAVATGSNFGLVGNGKLYILEISRSGRIEEKNSFLTQDCLFDVAWNESHENQVLVAQGDGTLRLFDTSLKEYPIAIFKEHEREVFSCNWNLVNRQNFLSSSWDGSIKIWSPLRKQSLMSLTPRPLEITKMVDPLNAILLNKKKFAGISKNRNCVYQAQFSPHDQNLIISCSGNSYASLFDIRLPPSKSQSNFLVHSGLEALTCDFNKYRPYVVATGGVDNAIRIWDIRMLNAIGSTAIDRTTHNKSHNSACINEIPNAHELAVRKVAWSPHHSNILMSASYDMTCRIWKDLSNDGTKETYKTNSTGVGRGCVSKSTQHSEFVFGIDWSLWGKPGYVASTAWDGNVFIWNGLGY, encoded by the coding sequence ATGCTCAGATACCATATGCAGGGGTTTAGTGGGTATAGTATTCAATATTCGcctttctttgataataAGCTTGCAGTAGCTACTGGTTCAAACTTCGGCTTGGTTGGGAACGGCAAATTGTACATACTGGAGATTAGCCGTAGTGGTAGaatcgaagaaaagaactCCTTTTTGACTCAAGATTGTTTGTTTGATGTTGCATGGAACGAAAGTCATGAAAATCAAGTATTGGTAGCACAAGGAGATGGCACATTACGTTTGTTTGATACGTCTTTAAAAGAATATCCTATTGCCATATTCAAGGAGCATGAAAGAGAAGTTTTTAGTTGCAATTGGAACTTAGTTAACAgacaaaattttttaaGCAGCTCATGGGATGGATCCATAAAAATATGGTCTCCGCTAAGAAAACAAAGTCTAATGAGCCTTACTCCACGGCCTTTAGAAATAACTAAGATGGTGGATCCACTAAATGCAATTTTGttaaataagaaaaaattcgcCGGCATTTCCAAGAATAGAAACTGTGTGTACCAAGCACAATTCTCCCCTCATGACCAAAATTTGATTATATCTTGTTCAGGGAATTCGTACGCAAGTTTATTTGATATCAGGTTACCGCCCAGTAAAAGTCAGAGTAATTTTTTGGTGCATTCAGGATTGGAAGCGCTCACTTGTGATTTTAATAAATACAGACCTTATGTAGTTGCTACAGGTGGTGTAGACAACGCCATTAGAATCTGGGACATTAGGATGTTAAATGCGATTGGATCAACTGCCATCGATAGGACTACGCACAACAAATCTCATAATTCAGCATGTATTAACGAGATCCCCAATGCGCATGAGCTAGCTGTTAGAAAAGTTGCTTGGTCACCACACCATTCTAATATTTTAATGTCTGCTTCTTATGATATGACCTGTCGAATATGGAAAGATTTGAGTAACGATGGCACAAAAGAAACTTATAAGACTAACTCCACGGGTGTGGGCAGAGGTTGTGTTTCTAAATCCACGCAGCATTCAGAATTCGTTTTTGGAATTGATTGGAGCCTGTGGGGTAAGCCAGGATATGTAGCTTCAACTGCATGGGATGGTAACGTGTTTATATGGAACGGTTTGGGTTACTGA
- the MKC7 gene encoding aspartyl protease (similar to Saccharomyces cerevisiae MKC7 (YDR144C) and YPS1 (YLR120C); ancestral locus Anc_8.318), with amino-acid sequence MKFSAATFVANAFLLYSSTVSADSIASASIATSESYVIMNFEKKYGDSFENASNDRNAGAHLVRREDDYELVKLTNENSFYSVELDIGTPPQKITVLVDTGSSDLWVTGSNNPYCSTKGKDTSDFSFKQIHKDNPASVVESVITEISYDTTISVIEATATLDNTPLASQKINCGTYGTFDSSKSSTFESNKTKFSITYGDSTFASGTWGHDQLNLNNLNVTGLSFAVANETNSTVGVLGIGLPGLESTYSGVSLSSVQKSYTYNNFPMVLKNSGAIKSSAYSLFSNKSNSEHGTILFGAVDHGKYTGDLYTIPIINILQNNGYKDPIQFHVTLQGIAVATGDGMDNATTLTTTKIPALLDSGTTISYLPVKLVELLADKVGASYSSEYGYYVMNCIHEVKKDITVVFDFGGFHISSWLSNFQLFTDSSSDVCILGFAPQSDPTVILGDNFLVSTYIVYDLDNMEISMANADFSDNDEYIDVIESAVPSALKAPNYSNTWSTYESIVPGGNIFSTSSNVSMSGSGSRSHSATSSSSLKGQKLQTSTTNSRSSAATSVSSPTLSSSTRKENGGDNLSPPFFARLITTILYYI; translated from the coding sequence ATGAAATTCTCCGCTGCAACGTTCGTCGCAAATGCGTTCCTTCTCTATAGCTCAACGGTAAGTGCTGATTCTATTGCTTCCGCATCAATTGCAACCAGTGAAAGCTATGTCATAAtgaattttgagaaaaagtACGGTGATTCATTCGAAAACGCTTCTAATGATAGAAATGCCGGAGCGCACTTGGTTAGGAGAGAAGACGACTATGAACTAGTGAAACTGACCAATGAAAATAGTTTTTACTCTGTAGAACTGGATATTGGCACTCCACCTCAAAAGATTACTGTGCTTGTGGATACGGGCTCTTCTGATCTTTGGGTCACAGGTTCAAACAATCCATATTGTTCCACGAAGGGGAAGGATACCTCCGATTTTTCGTTTAAACAAATACATAAAGATAACCCGGCGAGCGTGGTTGAAAGCGTGATTACTGAAATCAGCTACGACACCACAATTTCTGTCATTGAAGCTACCGCCACTCTAGATAATACACCGTTAGCATCGCAGAAGATTAATTGCGGCACGTATGGCACCTTTGACAGTTCTAAGTCGTCTACATTCGAATCCAACAAGACCAAATTCTCAATCACCTATGGTGACTCAACCTTTGCATCTGGTACATGGGGCCATGATCAATTGAACTTGAACAATTTGAACGTTACTGGCTTATCGTTTGCTGTTGCAAATGAAACAAACTCTACCGTTGGTGTCCTGGGTATTGGTTTACCGGGCTTAGAATCGACTTATTCAGGTGTTAGTCTCAGCTCTGTGCAAAAAAGCTACACGTATAATAATTTCCCAAtggttttgaaaaattcggGCGCCATCAAATCATCCGCCTATTCTTTGTTCTCGAATAAATCAAATTCCGAGCACGGTACCATTTTGTTTGGTGCTGTGGATCATGGGAAGTATACAGGTGATCTTTACACAATCCCGATTATAAATATTTTGCAAAATAACGGTTACAAGGATCCAATTCAATTCCATGTCACTTTGCAAGGGATAGCTGTCGCGACAGGCGACGGAATGGATAATGCGACAACTTTAACGACTACAAAGATCCCAGCTCTGTTAGATTCAGGCACCACAATCTCATATCTTCCAGTCAAGCTGGTCGAACTGCTTGCCGACAAAGTCGGAGCTTCTTATTCTTCTGAATATGGTTACTATGTAATGAATTGCATTCATGAAGTCAAAAAGGATATCACCGTCgtctttgattttggtgGATTCCACATTTCCAGTTGGTTGAGCAACTTTCAACTATTCACAGACAGTAGTTCAGATGTTTGTATACTAGGCTTTGCACCTCAGTCGGATCCAACTGTCATTTTGGGTGATAACTTCTTGGTTAGCACTTATATAGTGTACGATCTTGATAATATGGAGATATCTATGGCTAATGCTGACTTCAGCGACAATGATGAATACATTGACGTCATAGAGAGCGCTGTTCCAAGTGCCTTGAAAGCACCTAATTATTCAAATACCTGGTCCACATACGAGAGCATCGTCCCAGGTGGAAACATATTTTCAACGTCTTCTAACGTCAGTATGTCGGGCTCTGGTTCTAGGTCTCATTCAGCAACAAGTTCTTCCAGCCTCAAAGGTCAAAAACTACAAACAAGTACAACTAATTCAAGATCTAGTGCGGCAACATCGGTGTCTTCTCCTACCTTAAGCTCCTCTAcgagaaaagaaaatggaggTGATAACCTAAGTCCACCATTTTTCGCCAGACTCATTACAACTATTCTCTACTATATTTGA
- the TAF12 gene encoding Taf12p (similar to Saccharomyces cerevisiae TAF12 (YDR145W); ancestral locus Anc_8.323) translates to MSSNPENIGSNANNNANSGNAGVAAAAQQNLTLQPRQLQEMTAKFRALLIEARNVGETTPRGKELMFQAAKIKQVYDALTLNKRRQQAAQAYKNASMGNANPNPSNLASLPTDKAPNPSQQQQQQQQQQARNNSNKFSNMIKQVLTPEENQEYEKLWQNFQVRHTSIKEREAFLKQNVDRLEQEINKQTDEGTKQQLEEKKNELLNDWKVLKIEYTKLFNSYQNSKKTFYVECARHNPALHKFLQESTQQQRVQQQRAQQQQQQQQLHIQGQNQVKTSTTNSTETPSTAALDASKAQEQQQQQHQNPLPVTNTPKGNINAPQTEQSKAKVTNVNATASMMSNVSANKSAIFKQTEPAIPISENISTKAPAPVAYRSNRPTVTGGSAMNASALNTPVTTKLPPYEMDTQRVMSKRKLRELVKTVGIDEGDGETVIDGDVEDLLLDLADDFVTNVTAFACRLAKHRKSDNLEARDIQLHLERNWNIRIPGYSADEIRSTRKWNPSQSYNQKLQNITSDKVAAAKNNSNNVPNLNTKK, encoded by the coding sequence ATGTCCTCTAATCCAGAAAACATCGGTAGCAATGCTAACAATAATGCGAATTCCGGTAATGCCGGTGTAGCCGCAGCAGCTCAGCAGAATTTGACGCTACAACCGAGACAGTTGCAAGAAATGACCGCGAAATTTAGAGCGTTACTCATTGAAGCAAGAAATGTAGGTGAAACAACTCCTAGAGGCAAAGAATTGATGTTTCAAGCCGCAAAGATCAAACAGGTGTATGATGCACTCACCTTGAATAAAAGAAGGCAACAAGCTGCACAAGCTTACAAGAATGCTTCCATGGGGAACGCGAACCCCAATCCAAGTAACTTGGCTTCTCTTCCTACTGACAAGGCCCCAAATCCATCccagcaacagcaacagcaacagcaacaacaggCAAGGAATAACAGCAACAAATTCAGCAATATGATAAAACAGGTACTCACTCCAGAAGAAAACCAAGAGTACGAAAAGCTATGGCAGAATTTTCAAGTTCGTCATACGAGTATCAAGGAGAGAGAAGCATTTCTGAAGCAAAACGTTGATAGAttagaacaagaaataaataaacaGACAGATGAAGGGACAAAGCAACAACtagaagagaagaaaaatgaactgCTCAACGATTGGAAAGTACTAAAAATCGAGTATACTAAGTTGTTCAATAGTTATCAAAACAGtaaaaaaacattttatGTGGAGTGTGCAAGGCACAACCCAGCCTTACACAAGTTTTTACAGGAAAGCACCCAACAACAACGAGTGCAGCAGCAAAGGGcgcagcaacaacaacaacaacaacaactgCACATCCAGGGTCAAAATCAGGTGAAAACTTCCACCACCAATTCTACTGAAACACCTTCTACAGCTGCACTTGACGCATCGAAAGCACAGgagcagcaacagcaacaacatcaaaatcCTCTTCCTGTTACCAATACTCCTAAAGGGAACATAAACGCTCCACAGACCGAACAATCAAAAGCTAAGGTGACTAATGTAAACGCAACCGCCTCTATGATGAGCAACGTAAGTGCGAATAAATCGGCGATATTCAAGCAGACAGAACCCGCAATTCCTATATCTGAAAATATATCTACAAAGGCGCCAGCGCCAGTAGCTTATAGATCCAACAGGCCTACGGTAACGGGTGGTTCTGCTATGAATGCCAGCGCCTTGAACACACCAGTAACGACTAAATTGCCGCCCTATGAGATGGACACTCAGAGGGTGATGTCAAAGCGGAAATTAAGGGAGTTAGTGAAGACCGTTGGAATTGATGAGGGTGATGGTGAAACAGTTATTGACGGTGATGTAGAAGACTTGCTTTTGGATCTTGCAGATGATTTTGTTACGAACGTTACCGCTTTTGCTTGTAGGTTGGCTAAACATAGAAAATCAGACAATTTAGAAGCAAGAGACATCCAACTGCACTTGGAAAGAAATTGGAACATAAGAATTCCTGGTTATTCAGCTGACGAAATAAGAAGCACGAGGAAATGGAACCCTTCCCAAAGTtataatcaaaaattacAGAACATTACTTCTGATAAAGTAGCAGCTGCGAAgaataatagtaataatgtCCCAAACCTcaataccaaaaaatag
- the SAN1 gene encoding ubiquitin-protein ligase SAN1 (similar to Saccharomyces cerevisiae SAN1 (YDR143C); ancestral locus Anc_8.317) yields MSESNQGQDRGTNVSSNNTDNSGDANGNSIPPSSNAASTALNNSTEQTRNITVSIQYSYFTPERLAQLSNTSNNGNIENSSANSTNTIANGAGPSFGIGNGGHQPDGALVLSFRDVPASTPQDRLNSFISVAAQLAMERFNRLLNRPKGITKDDFDKLPVLKVSDLPKSEGSLCSICYDEYEEEKDLNTTKRRRESEGEEESEKLKKRRDNKGMPTAGTSAAIAEQSSTALADQPHAPNDEETNPSYKHSPIKLPCGHIFGRECIYKWSKLENSCPLCRHKISESAGIQNTAQQDTDEVAANEAAFERIRRVLYDPAARNNNTENTNPSESSTNTIAPTIGNANNGEQLLSRTGFFLMPQNGQSLHNPVHSPPNNSGANIFNGSNSTVQNPSSIPGSSSNNQGPRWVPIPLTLFQFNSPNRSVSTPDSSAGPSTVNEATSNGSVSASTDPQHNRLRAVLDHIFNVAQGGTSEPLGTTIPREQIARNQGANETPSFDATQGTSFLENISGPTGYFRNGSRENDNNNNSNNNSNSGQERNENVISSSNDGNSLFSSGVASYRDQNGDVTTVELHNNNFSSASTDGHPSQDQGSSSTDTTAHSNTPNDNNEQSPN; encoded by the coding sequence atgAGTGAAAGCAATCAGGGACAAGACAGAGGCACGAACGTATCGTCAAACAACACTGATAATAGTGGTGATGCAAATGGTAATAGTATACCGCCAAGTTCAAATGCGGCATCTACTGCGCTCAATAATAGTACAGAACaaacaagaaatataaCCGTCTCCATTCAGTATTCGTATTTTACCCCGGAAAGGTTAGCACAGTTAAGCAATACGTCTAATAATGGCAATATTGAAAACAGTAGTGCAAATTCCACCAACACGATTGCCAACGGCGCTGGGCCCAGTTTTGGCATCGGAAATGGGGGCCATCAACCCGACGGTGCTCTTGTTCTCTCTTTCCGAGATGTTCCTGCATCTACTCCTCAAGATCGTTTGAATAGCTTCATATCTGTTGCTGCCCAACTTGCAATGGAAAGATTCAATAGACTTTTAAATAGACCAAAAGGCATAACAAAAGATGACTTTGATAAATTGCCTGTATTAAAGGTATCTGATTTACCTAAATCTGAAGGATCTTTGTGTAGTATATGTTATGACgaatatgaagaagaaaaagatctCAATACgacaaaaagaagaagagaatcTGAAGGTGAGGAAGAATCTGAAAAGTTAAAGAAACGAAGAGATAATAAAGGTATGCCAACTGCTGGAACAAGTGCTGCTATTGCTGAGCAGTCTTCAACGGCACTTGCTGACCAACCACACGCTCCAAATGACGAGGAGACAAACCCATCCTATAAGCACTCCCCTATCAAGTTACCTTGTGGTCACATTTTTGGTAGAGAATGTATTTATAAATGGtcaaaattggaaaattcCTGTCCCCTCTGTAGACACAAGATCAGCGAATCTGCCGGTATCCAAAATACAGCCCAACAGGATACAGATGAAGTAGCAGCCAACGAAGCCGCGTTCGAACGCATTAGACGAGTTCTATACGATCCTGCTGCTAGGAACAATAATACCGAAAATACAAATCCGTCGGAAAGCTCCACCAACACAATAGCGCCTACCATTGGAAACGCAAATAATGGCGAACAGTTGTTATCAAGGacaggtttttttttaatgccACAAAACGGTCAATCTCTACATAATCCAGTTCATTCACCACCTAATAATAGTGGTGCAAACATTTTCAACGGGTCAAACTCAACCGTTCAAAATCCCTCTTCTATTCCTGGTAGTTCCAGCAACAATCAAGGCCCACGCTGGGTTCCCATACCTTTGACCTTATTCCAGTTCAACAGTCCAAATCGAAGTGTTTCTACTCCTGATTCTTCAGCCGGTCCTTCAACAGTGAATGAAGCGACCTCAAATGGCTCCGTTAGTGCCTCCACGGACCCTCAACACAACAGATTGAGAGCCGTTTTGGATCACATATTCAATGTAGCTCAAGGAGGTACATCCGAGCCGTTGGGAACAACAATTCCCCGAGAACAAATTGCTCGAAACCAAGGAGCTAATGAAACACCATCCTTTGATGCAACTCAAGGAACTTCCTTCTTGGAAAACATCTCAGGGCCAACAGGGTATTTCAGAAATGGCTCAAGGGAAAAtgataacaacaataatagtaacaaTAACAGCAATAGTGgccaagaaagaaatgaaaatgtgATTTCTAGCAGCAATGATGGAAATAGTTTGTTTTCCTCTGGTGTAGCAAGCTATAGAGATCAAAACGGTGATGTCACTACCGTTGAACTGCACAATAACAATTTCTCCTCTGCTTCTACTGATGGACATCCATCTCAAGACCAAGGTTCAAGTAGCACAGATACGACTGCCCACAGCAACACCCCTAATGATAACAATGAGCAAAGTCCAAATTAA